A single Paracholeplasma manati DNA region contains:
- a CDS encoding FAD-dependent oxidoreductase, which translates to MKKQRNKVIVVGGVAGGMSFATRYRRLNQNDDIIIFEKGPYVSFANCGLPYHISGEISTRSGLLVVRETLLKERFHLDIRSNAEVISIDSNNKQVTYLKDGETLVESYDKLVLSTGAKPIVIDIKGQYNVPIFTLRNIPDLDKIMRFIKENQPKHATVIGAGYIGLEVAENLIKKGIQTTIVEKAPEVLPIVDPEMAAFIREELVLKQAQVFTGNEIQEIQGNEVLLASGDRFNTDIIVMAVGVFPDSALAKQANVETGIRGGIKVDQHYQTSVKDIYAIGDAILVKNQVSNQEALIPLASPANRQGRQLADILSGLNVTNKGSLGTSIVKVFDLSLGATGLNERQLAGKKYSVLHLTANDHASYYPNATSIYLKVIYDPETELILGAQAVGQKGVDKRIDIIATAIKAKLPVTFLQELEFTYAPPFGSAKDIVNMAGYVASNQMLGITKTIQWYDAIQMMNDDSVVFVDVRSLFESAAQGTLPNAINVDLDQIQELYTQIPKDKKVVVFCDNGIRGYNAEQFLRSEGYDVYNLDGGHNYISKMLKETAHV; encoded by the coding sequence ATGAAAAAGCAAAGAAACAAAGTAATCGTCGTAGGCGGTGTTGCTGGCGGGATGAGTTTCGCCACACGTTACAGACGATTAAATCAGAATGATGACATCATCATTTTTGAAAAAGGCCCTTATGTGTCCTTTGCCAACTGTGGGTTACCATACCACATCTCTGGTGAAATTTCGACACGTAGCGGCTTATTGGTAGTGAGAGAAACCTTATTAAAAGAACGATTCCATTTGGATATTCGTTCGAATGCCGAAGTCATTTCGATTGATTCAAACAACAAGCAAGTGACTTATCTAAAAGACGGCGAAACCTTGGTTGAAAGTTATGACAAATTGGTCCTTTCAACCGGTGCGAAACCCATTGTGATTGACATCAAAGGTCAATACAATGTACCGATTTTTACATTGAGAAACATCCCTGATCTCGATAAGATCATGCGTTTCATCAAGGAAAACCAACCAAAACACGCGACAGTGATTGGGGCAGGTTACATCGGCTTAGAAGTAGCAGAAAACCTTATTAAAAAAGGGATTCAAACAACGATTGTCGAAAAAGCACCTGAGGTTTTACCAATCGTAGATCCTGAAATGGCCGCTTTCATCCGCGAAGAATTGGTCTTAAAACAAGCCCAAGTATTCACAGGAAATGAGATTCAAGAGATTCAAGGCAATGAAGTCTTGTTAGCCTCAGGCGACCGATTCAATACCGATATCATCGTGATGGCGGTCGGGGTATTCCCAGACTCCGCTCTCGCAAAACAAGCGAATGTTGAAACGGGTATTCGTGGTGGGATTAAAGTAGACCAACACTATCAAACCTCGGTTAAAGACATTTACGCGATTGGAGACGCCATTTTGGTTAAAAACCAAGTGTCCAATCAAGAAGCACTCATTCCACTCGCTTCACCAGCCAACCGTCAAGGTAGACAATTAGCAGACATTCTCAGTGGATTAAATGTGACTAATAAAGGTTCACTAGGCACATCGATTGTTAAAGTATTTGACTTATCCTTAGGCGCAACAGGTCTCAATGAACGTCAATTGGCAGGTAAAAAGTATTCAGTACTTCACTTAACCGCCAATGACCATGCAAGCTATTACCCTAACGCAACCTCAATCTACTTAAAAGTGATTTATGACCCGGAAACCGAATTAATTCTCGGGGCTCAAGCGGTTGGTCAAAAAGGCGTAGACAAGCGTATCGATATCATCGCTACTGCCATCAAAGCCAAATTGCCTGTTACCTTCTTACAAGAACTTGAATTTACGTACGCACCACCATTTGGTAGTGCGAAAGACATCGTTAATATGGCTGGTTATGTCGCTTCTAACCAAATGTTAGGCATCACGAAAACCATCCAATGGTATGACGCAATTCAAATGATGAATGACGATTCCGTCGTATTTGTCGATGTACGTTCATTATTTGAATCCGCTGCACAAGGGACTCTTCCGAATGCAATCAATGTGGATTTAGACCAAATTCAAGAACTATATACCCAAATTCCAAAGGATAAAAAGGTCGTTGTATTCTGTGACAACGGTATACGTGGGTACAATGCAGAACAATTTTTACGCAGCGAAGGTTATGATGTGTATAACCTCGATGGCGGACACAATTACATTTCAAAAATGCTAAAGGAGACAGCTCATGTTTAA
- a CDS encoding MFS transporter yields the protein MDWKKTVGVFMISQTVSLLGSMLVMYAIMWYITLETQSGLMMTIMVMCTFIPSLLISPFAGVWADRLNRKMLMITADIGIAFVTLIVAILFFMGFREIWILFVVSVVRSFGQSVHQPAVSAVYPQIVPETHLVKVQGIAQGIQSSSMILMPLLAGLLLAYFELELILFIDVVTAAIAVMILITYVKLPKHAAESHPSTIDYFEDIKRGIHYAFTHKLIFNILLFSFLFMIMVAAPSFLTYLQVARVFGAEAWRLSALEAIFGTGMLLGSIVITIWGGFKNRLVTFFLCYIAIGLGTVGLGLPFNFIFYIGLWGFVGFFISLSNPLMVGLIQEKVDPKYIGRVFSVFGLINTISLP from the coding sequence ATGGATTGGAAAAAAACCGTAGGGGTTTTTATGATTAGTCAAACGGTATCGTTGTTGGGGTCGATGTTGGTTATGTACGCCATCATGTGGTACATCACGTTAGAAACCCAATCGGGTTTGATGATGACCATCATGGTGATGTGTACCTTTATTCCATCCTTGTTAATATCCCCTTTCGCGGGGGTTTGGGCAGATAGACTCAACCGGAAGATGTTAATGATCACCGCAGACATAGGCATAGCATTTGTGACATTGATTGTTGCGATACTGTTTTTCATGGGTTTTCGTGAAATATGGATTTTGTTTGTGGTTTCCGTGGTGAGATCGTTTGGACAAAGCGTTCACCAACCAGCCGTATCGGCGGTATACCCACAGATTGTTCCAGAAACCCACTTGGTTAAGGTTCAAGGCATAGCACAAGGGATCCAATCCTCATCGATGATCTTGATGCCTTTATTGGCGGGGTTATTGCTTGCCTATTTTGAGTTAGAATTGATTCTGTTCATTGATGTGGTAACTGCAGCGATTGCAGTTATGATCTTGATTACTTATGTGAAATTACCGAAACATGCAGCAGAGTCACATCCATCCACGATTGATTACTTTGAAGATATTAAACGTGGCATACATTATGCTTTCACCCATAAATTGATTTTCAATATATTATTATTCTCTTTCCTATTTATGATTATGGTTGCGGCACCATCATTCTTAACATATTTACAGGTTGCACGTGTATTTGGTGCTGAAGCGTGGCGATTATCTGCTTTAGAAGCCATCTTCGGGACAGGGATGTTGTTGGGGTCTATTGTGATTACCATATGGGGTGGTTTTAAAAACCGATTGGTCACATTTTTCTTATGTTATATCGCCATCGGTTTAGGTACTGTTGGGTTAGGCCTTCCATTCAATTTTATCTTCTATATAGGGTTATGGGGATTTGTTGGGTTCTTCATTTCCTTAAGTAACCCACTGATGGTTGGACTCATCCAAGAGAAAGTGGATCCGAAATATATTGGACGTGTATTTTCTGTCTTTGGATTAATCAATACGATTAGTTTACCATAA
- a CDS encoding glycoside hydrolase family 17 protein, giving the protein MSKPKKEQMRYLNVNRYLLNKQSIISEDPKLLEKKAKAILEQKISGISFSPYLEGQDPSVKSLISEQQIADRLEIIRPYTHWVRTFSTTNGNEEVPRIAKEKGLKTLVGAWLDSDKENNEIEINNIIRIGQAGYADLIAIGNEVLLRDDLEVEQLIEYIRRVKAAVPNVPVGYVDAYYMYVNFPEIIDECDVLFANCYPFWEYCALEISVEYMKKMYELVKTHSKGKPVVISETGWPTKGESYGAAVPSYENAMRYFINTYEWANQEHVHLFYFSSFDEVWKINHEGEYGAYWGLWDKDGKFKFEK; this is encoded by the coding sequence ATGTCTAAACCAAAAAAAGAACAAATGCGTTATTTGAATGTCAATCGCTACTTATTGAATAAACAATCCATCATCAGTGAAGACCCAAAACTATTAGAAAAAAAGGCCAAAGCTATTCTAGAACAAAAGATTTCTGGCATCAGTTTTAGCCCTTACTTAGAAGGTCAAGATCCAAGTGTTAAATCCCTTATTTCTGAACAACAAATCGCGGATAGACTCGAAATCATCCGTCCTTATACCCATTGGGTTAGAACCTTTTCAACCACCAACGGGAATGAAGAAGTACCAAGGATTGCGAAAGAAAAAGGCTTAAAAACATTGGTAGGTGCTTGGTTGGATTCAGACAAAGAAAACAATGAAATTGAAATCAATAATATCATTCGTATTGGTCAAGCAGGTTATGCAGATTTAATCGCCATTGGTAATGAAGTATTATTAAGAGATGATTTAGAAGTCGAACAACTGATTGAATACATCAGACGTGTTAAAGCGGCTGTACCTAACGTCCCTGTTGGGTATGTCGATGCGTATTATATGTATGTCAATTTCCCGGAAATCATCGATGAATGTGATGTCTTATTCGCGAATTGTTACCCATTTTGGGAATATTGTGCCCTTGAGATTTCTGTAGAATACATGAAGAAGATGTATGAACTCGTAAAGACGCACTCTAAAGGCAAACCAGTGGTCATCAGTGAAACTGGATGGCCAACCAAAGGTGAATCCTATGGGGCAGCAGTACCCTCCTATGAAAACGCCATGAGATATTTTATCAACACGTATGAATGGGCCAATCAAGAACACGTCCACTTATTCTATTTCTCTTCATTTGATGAAGTCTGGAAAATTAACCACGAAGGCGAATACGGTGCGTATTGGGGCTTGTGGGATAAAGACGGCAAATTCAAATTTGAAAAGTAA
- a CDS encoding RNA-guided endonuclease InsQ/TnpB family protein: MPYKALKTRLYLNPNQHQFLLSLMRASRSLYNQALYNVRQHFIKTNGYLSYNDNYQLLKDSEHYRYLSTTQGQMVIRKVDEAMKGFFVSLKSKVKQTIRLPRYLKKDTYYPIYDRMVYKPNNEIYTLPRSNFIKKVSKELEKDSKQIHKHTYELNEADALSLDIQTPECIQNKEIKEITIKSYYDGKYIEVIYVYLDKESVNPFEGHTETMGIDFGYNNLAFCSVTNNEHLLLDGKRLKSMNQFYHKRIAKLASIRPNQNVLTKQMIHLMDKRNHQMDYGIYKAAKLIINHAIENKVKQIIIGYNDTFKDERLSDTYNQWTKSIPIARLRDRIVYLAEQIGIETKVINEAYTSKASYLDHDDFVKGDFSGVRIKRGLYKSLKGTLINADQNASLNMIRKGNPDAIWIGNKGVNTPKRTYLFGV, translated from the coding sequence ATGCCTTATAAAGCCCTAAAAACAAGACTCTATCTTAATCCAAATCAACATCAGTTTTTATTATCTTTAATGCGTGCTTCAAGAAGTCTTTATAATCAAGCGCTCTATAATGTAAGACAACATTTTATCAAAACCAATGGGTATTTATCCTATAACGATAATTACCAATTACTGAAAGATAGTGAACATTATCGTTACTTAAGTACGACTCAAGGTCAAATGGTCATTCGTAAGGTCGATGAAGCGATGAAAGGATTCTTTGTATCTTTGAAGTCTAAGGTTAAACAAACCATTAGACTCCCTAGATACTTAAAGAAAGATACCTATTATCCCATCTACGACAGAATGGTCTATAAACCTAATAATGAAATCTATACATTACCCAGAAGTAACTTCATTAAGAAAGTATCGAAAGAACTAGAAAAGGATTCAAAACAGATTCATAAACATACATATGAGTTAAATGAAGCAGACGCTTTATCTCTAGACATCCAAACACCAGAATGTATCCAAAACAAAGAAATCAAAGAAATCACCATCAAGTCCTACTATGATGGCAAATACATTGAAGTGATTTATGTCTATCTAGATAAGGAATCTGTTAATCCATTCGAAGGTCATACAGAAACTATGGGGATTGATTTTGGGTATAACAACCTAGCCTTTTGTTCAGTCACGAATAATGAGCACTTATTATTAGATGGAAAACGATTAAAGAGTATGAATCAGTTTTATCATAAAAGAATCGCGAAACTAGCGAGCATTAGACCGAACCAAAATGTCTTAACGAAACAAATGATCCATCTGATGGATAAACGTAACCATCAAATGGATTATGGAATCTATAAAGCAGCTAAACTCATTATCAATCACGCAATAGAAAACAAAGTAAAACAGATTATCATTGGTTATAATGATACCTTCAAAGATGAAAGACTATCTGATACCTATAATCAATGGACAAAGAGTATTCCAATCGCGAGACTTAGAGATCGAATCGTCTATCTAGCAGAACAAATAGGTATTGAAACCAAAGTGATTAATGAAGCGTACACTTCAAAAGCTTCATATCTAGACCATGATGATTTCGTTAAAGGAGATTTTTCTGGTGTTAGAATCAAAAGAGGTTTATATAAGAGTCTAAAAGGCACTTTGATTAACGCGGACCAAAATGCCTCATTAAATATGATTCGAAAAGGTAATCCCGATGCCATATGGATAGGGAATAAAGGTGTGAACACACCTAAGCGTACATACCTATTTGGTGTGTAG
- a CDS encoding DUF2500 domain-containing protein: protein MGFVVAAVVFVFIGLIAVFVGFFVMQSNQKKQKNAPVERVQVKVGSAYTESKVMNQNFTSGSVDSAGGYEQKGYYIQFRTKQNKKLTFRLKKKDWLKYHDGDEGMLTYQGYKIIGFEPITSTIEDGYFMHNKPENTTRFIYGEAQGLGFSVSSTAPVKFELAELKRFIQDLKDDQSDWFFTIKTRSELRQYEKESDTNIKETNLTTNEEKELLMNGFYAYLKSFIE, encoded by the coding sequence ATGGGATTTGTAGTTGCAGCAGTGGTGTTTGTATTCATTGGTTTAATTGCAGTTTTTGTTGGCTTTTTTGTCATGCAAAGCAATCAGAAAAAACAAAAGAATGCGCCAGTGGAACGTGTTCAAGTCAAAGTGGGTAGTGCTTATACAGAATCCAAAGTGATGAATCAAAATTTCACATCCGGTTCAGTAGATAGTGCAGGTGGTTATGAACAAAAAGGATATTATATCCAATTCAGAACCAAACAAAACAAGAAACTCACATTTAGACTTAAGAAAAAAGATTGGCTTAAATACCACGATGGTGACGAGGGTATGCTCACATATCAAGGATACAAAATCATTGGTTTTGAACCCATAACATCTACGATTGAAGACGGTTATTTTATGCATAATAAACCTGAAAATACCACTAGATTTATCTATGGTGAGGCACAAGGTTTGGGTTTTTCAGTATCTTCAACTGCACCAGTCAAATTTGAATTAGCTGAACTAAAACGATTTATTCAAGATCTAAAAGATGATCAAAGTGATTGGTTTTTCACCATCAAAACTAGATCAGAACTACGTCAATATGAAAAAGAGTCCGATACCAACATTAAGGAAACCAACCTAACGACAAATGAAGAAAAAGAATTGCTTATGAATGGTTTTTATGCATACCTAAAATCCTTTATTGAGTAG
- a CDS encoding YdeI/OmpD-associated family protein, translating into MLDKLFAQKEVLVRNVPDSHESLFKPFEYKDTPPYDAILSFVYTLEAMKDEIDFAKTRLQPEGMLYLCYPKMKNNIGMAGIHRDHIFPFLKVDMDTGYIEGTQMRFNRMNAFDENYTLLGIKNDTKMKARSSTSMRVDDYAKYIPDIKTLLTNEQCLSFYVSLTPGYQKDWARYVFSAKTEATKQKRISEMIALLNAGIKSKNLAK; encoded by the coding sequence ATGTTAGATAAACTTTTCGCTCAAAAAGAAGTGCTTGTTAGAAATGTGCCTGATTCACACGAGTCACTATTCAAACCATTTGAATACAAAGATACACCCCCTTATGACGCGATTTTATCATTTGTTTACACCCTTGAAGCGATGAAAGACGAAATTGATTTTGCGAAAACAAGGCTTCAACCGGAAGGGATGTTGTATCTATGTTATCCTAAAATGAAGAATAATATAGGTATGGCTGGTATTCATCGAGATCATATTTTTCCTTTCTTAAAAGTAGATATGGATACAGGTTATATTGAAGGTACTCAAATGCGATTCAATCGAATGAATGCCTTCGATGAAAACTACACCTTATTGGGCATTAAGAACGATACAAAGATGAAGGCTAGAAGTTCGACCTCGATGCGTGTCGATGATTATGCAAAATACATTCCGGACATCAAGACCCTCTTAACTAACGAACAATGTCTTTCCTTTTATGTATCTTTGACACCTGGTTATCAAAAGGACTGGGCAAGGTATGTTTTCTCAGCGAAGACTGAAGCGACCAAACAGAAGCGAATATCTGAGATGATTGCGTTACTAAACGCAGGGATAAAGTCCAAAAATCTGGCTAAATAA
- a CDS encoding LacI family DNA-binding transcriptional regulator, giving the protein MITLEKIADQANVSVSTVSKALSGHKAISQKTKDRIRQIADELGYTPNANAQSLVNKRANTIGVVYEVEFGLRNLFFSAVLEEFRRNAQLNGYDILLLSNNNEKNIDYFRHCQSKNVDGVLIVSIGSAPIEAINKLTQSSMAVITLDPLHSGLNTIYSDSYAGIQKSCQHLYDLGHRKIAYVNGSYTNLIGQQRLNGYLDFIKAHKLKPIYNAKQSNESYTFSEGYQTMKYLLTEFGLPDAVVCASDLMAMGTITLLQKRGYKIPDDVSVVGFDNLSVCEIATPRLTTIAQDYEGIGKKAWDLMIHMLNTDDRKKEPIIVDTQLVVRESTTTRK; this is encoded by the coding sequence ATGATCACATTAGAAAAAATAGCTGACCAAGCCAATGTGTCTGTATCCACTGTTTCAAAAGCTTTAAGCGGTCATAAAGCAATCTCTCAAAAGACCAAAGATCGCATTCGTCAAATCGCTGACGAACTCGGTTACACCCCGAACGCCAACGCCCAAAGTTTGGTGAATAAACGCGCCAATACGATTGGTGTGGTTTATGAAGTTGAATTCGGATTACGTAACCTGTTTTTCTCCGCGGTTTTAGAAGAATTCAGAAGAAATGCCCAACTCAATGGTTATGATATTTTATTGTTATCCAATAACAATGAGAAGAATATTGATTACTTTAGACACTGTCAATCCAAAAACGTGGACGGGGTGCTCATTGTTTCCATCGGTAGTGCACCGATTGAAGCCATCAACAAACTCACACAAAGCAGTATGGCAGTCATTACCCTTGACCCATTACACTCAGGCTTAAATACGATCTATTCGGACTCCTATGCAGGCATCCAAAAAAGCTGCCAACACTTATATGATTTAGGACACCGTAAAATTGCGTATGTCAATGGTAGTTATACCAACTTAATTGGACAACAACGCTTAAATGGATATTTGGATTTCATAAAGGCACACAAATTAAAGCCGATATACAATGCAAAACAATCGAATGAATCTTATACATTCTCCGAAGGTTATCAAACCATGAAATACTTACTGACTGAGTTTGGTTTACCAGACGCGGTGGTATGTGCCTCAGACCTCATGGCGATGGGTACCATTACCCTTTTACAAAAACGAGGGTACAAGATTCCTGACGATGTATCTGTTGTTGGTTTTGATAATTTAAGTGTGTGTGAAATCGCGACACCACGACTAACCACCATTGCTCAAGATTATGAAGGTATCGGAAAGAAAGCCTGGGATTTGATGATCCATATGCTCAACACCGATGATCGTAAAAAAGAACCGATTATTGTCGATACACAATTGGTTGTTAGAGAAAGCACAACCACTCGAAAGTAA
- a CDS encoding carbohydrate ABC transporter permease produces MEKIKRLDIKSYLNPHKLKKVFLGLGESSGILKKLIIYILLIGMSYVFLYPLIKMVSMSFMAFEDLVDPEVTWIPNHLNLNNFKVANFVLEIFPPSWTASGLTVGERLMGTFKDPGNLFKSLRNVGVLAFVQTVVSAMTGFAFARFNFKFKKFWFFMVIVTFVIPLPMVTMPRMQILSFIQDNLWVPVYDSLFAGNFLGDIFNRLIFNTLIPQIFFAIFGQGINSAILVLIFFNFFKMIPRSLDEAARIDGATSLQVFYQIYVKLVIPIVTVVFLFAFIWNWNDSYSAQVYFSTGNPLIISRLALFDSDFASMSGGGVGGQMSEALLNEGYKTAATFLSILPLLIIYMFAQKKFIEGIERTGITGE; encoded by the coding sequence ATGGAAAAAATAAAACGATTGGACATCAAATCCTATTTAAACCCCCACAAATTAAAGAAGGTTTTTCTGGGTTTAGGTGAGTCTTCGGGCATCCTTAAGAAACTCATCATTTATATCTTGTTGATTGGTATGAGTTACGTTTTTTTATACCCGCTCATCAAGATGGTATCGATGTCATTCATGGCATTTGAAGATTTGGTAGACCCAGAAGTTACATGGATACCAAACCACCTCAACCTCAATAACTTTAAAGTCGCGAACTTCGTTTTAGAAATCTTCCCACCATCCTGGACAGCCAGTGGTTTAACTGTTGGTGAACGTTTGATGGGGACATTCAAAGACCCAGGAAATCTATTTAAGAGTTTACGGAATGTAGGGGTACTCGCCTTTGTGCAAACTGTGGTCTCTGCGATGACTGGGTTCGCTTTCGCAAGATTCAATTTCAAGTTTAAAAAGTTTTGGTTCTTCATGGTTATCGTGACATTTGTAATTCCATTACCGATGGTTACGATGCCAAGAATGCAGATATTATCCTTCATTCAAGACAACCTTTGGGTACCAGTCTATGACAGTCTATTTGCTGGTAACTTTTTGGGGGATATCTTTAACAGATTGATTTTCAATACGTTGATTCCACAAATCTTCTTCGCGATTTTTGGACAAGGCATCAATTCTGCAATCCTTGTTTTGATTTTCTTTAATTTCTTTAAAATGATACCACGATCTTTAGACGAAGCAGCTCGCATCGATGGGGCAACCTCACTTCAAGTCTTTTATCAAATCTATGTCAAATTGGTGATTCCGATTGTTACAGTGGTGTTTCTATTCGCCTTTATTTGGAACTGGAATGATTCTTATTCAGCACAAGTCTATTTCAGTACAGGTAACCCACTCATCATCTCTAGACTGGCATTATTTGATTCGGATTTCGCCAGCATGTCTGGTGGTGGTGTTGGGGGTCAAATGAGTGAAGCGCTCCTCAATGAAGGGTATAAAACAGCAGCAACATTCCTCTCAATTTTACCGTTGCTCATCATCTATATGTTTGCACAAAAGAAATTTATTGAAGGCATTGAACGTACCGGTATCACCGGTGAATAA
- a CDS encoding carbohydrate ABC transporter permease, translated as MASTKKRKPVNENLAAYLFLSPWLIGFIFLIGYPIINTLYLSFFDAVINIDGLQTTFIGFKNYTEALVENTSFTPLIIGFIMMEITYIPSILVISLIIAILLNSKIRFKGIFRVIYFFPVVILSGPVMKQLESANTTGMFDVSKVLIFRMVESFSPFFGEVIINLFSNFTTILWLTGIPVVLFLNGLQRINTNLYEAAQIDGANPWQILWKISLPNLKPTALIVSIFVVIQIALFEMNPIYQYVVNDQITKNRLVRLGFASGIVVMYSLIIILMIGVVLLIFREKNDEKMIETLKEKQAKSVTKLRRNQRKDETVKQFIDRHFASMKRGIQSWKK; from the coding sequence ATGGCTTCAACAAAAAAAAGAAAACCTGTCAATGAAAATTTAGCGGCTTATCTCTTTTTAAGTCCATGGTTGATCGGGTTTATTTTCCTCATCGGTTATCCCATCATCAATACACTCTATTTATCATTTTTTGATGCAGTGATTAATATTGATGGCTTACAAACCACGTTTATTGGATTTAAAAATTATACCGAAGCTTTGGTTGAGAACACCAGCTTTACCCCATTGATTATTGGGTTTATTATGATGGAGATTACTTATATCCCATCCATCTTAGTAATATCGCTTATTATAGCCATTTTACTGAATAGTAAGATACGTTTTAAAGGCATTTTTAGAGTCATCTACTTTTTCCCAGTCGTCATTCTATCTGGACCGGTCATGAAGCAGTTAGAGTCTGCCAATACCACCGGGATGTTCGATGTATCCAAAGTATTGATATTTCGCATGGTAGAGAGCTTTTCACCCTTCTTTGGTGAAGTGATTATCAATCTCTTTTCCAACTTTACAACCATTCTATGGCTGACAGGGATACCTGTAGTGCTATTTTTAAATGGTCTTCAAAGAATCAACACCAATTTATATGAAGCGGCTCAAATTGATGGCGCGAATCCATGGCAAATCCTGTGGAAAATCAGCTTACCAAACTTGAAACCAACGGCTTTAATCGTCTCGATATTCGTCGTCATTCAAATTGCGTTGTTCGAAATGAACCCCATCTATCAATATGTAGTCAATGACCAAATCACGAAGAATCGCTTGGTTCGTCTTGGTTTCGCCTCAGGGATTGTTGTGATGTACTCCTTAATCATCATCTTAATGATTGGGGTAGTGTTACTCATTTTCCGTGAAAAGAACGATGAAAAAATGATTGAAACATTGAAAGAAAAACAAGCGAAATCAGTTACGAAATTACGTCGTAATCAACGTAAGGATGAAACGGTAAAGCAGTTCATTGATCGTCACTTTGCATCTATGAAGAGAGGTATCCAATCATGGAAAAAATAA